One genomic window of Verrucomicrobiia bacterium includes the following:
- a CDS encoding substrate-binding domain-containing protein, producing MTRFAFLIALSAAVIVSLASAQTTFAQAARTYTFGMIAKSQGNPFFEAARAGANDAAKELAAKHGIKIKIDWRTPNEEDAQKQAEYIEQLVLNGADGIIISCSDAIKLTDAINKAVKNGVPVLTFSGDAPNSQRFVSVGIDDFECGKATFESLAKLLNGKGVVAAIDGNPNAANLQQRAAGFRAGAKAYPGIRIVDIFYHKETPQDAVARIEQVMQANPDITGWGFLGGWPLFTDNALKWPAGTVKCVSVDALPQQLGYVRSGHVQLLLGQDVYNYGWRSVEHLVNKLHLKKNPAKAIDNTQLMEVKKENVEQIAKQWEKWLPK from the coding sequence ATGACCCGTTTCGCTTTCCTTATCGCTTTGTCCGCGGCTGTCATCGTGTCTTTGGCATCTGCGCAAACCACTTTCGCCCAAGCCGCGCGCACCTACACCTTCGGCATGATCGCCAAGTCCCAAGGCAACCCATTCTTCGAAGCCGCCAGGGCAGGAGCTAATGACGCCGCCAAGGAACTCGCCGCCAAGCACGGCATCAAGATCAAGATCGACTGGCGCACGCCGAATGAAGAGGACGCGCAGAAACAGGCCGAATACATCGAGCAACTCGTCCTCAATGGCGCGGACGGCATCATCATCAGCTGCTCAGACGCGATCAAACTCACCGACGCCATCAACAAAGCCGTAAAGAACGGCGTGCCCGTGCTGACCTTCTCCGGCGATGCCCCGAACAGCCAGCGCTTCGTCTCTGTGGGTATCGATGACTTCGAATGCGGTAAGGCCACCTTTGAATCCCTCGCCAAATTGCTGAACGGTAAAGGCGTCGTCGCCGCCATCGATGGCAACCCGAACGCCGCGAACCTCCAACAACGCGCCGCCGGTTTCCGCGCCGGTGCGAAGGCCTATCCCGGCATCCGCATCGTGGACATCTTCTATCATAAGGAAACGCCGCAAGACGCCGTCGCCCGCATCGAGCAAGTCATGCAGGCAAACCCGGACATCACCGGCTGGGGTTTCCTCGGCGGCTGGCCGCTCTTCACGGATAACGCCCTGAAATGGCCCGCTGGCACCGTGAAATGCGTCTCCGTCGATGCCCTCCCGCAACAACTCGGCTACGTCCGCAGCGGCCATGTGCAGCTACTCCTCGGCCAGGACGTCTACAACTACGGCTGGCGCTCCGTGGAACACCTCGTGAACAAACTGCACCTGAAGAAGAATCCCGCAAAGGCCATCGACAACACCCAGCTCATGGAAGTGAAGAAAGAGAATGTAG
- a CDS encoding VOC family protein: MNLPLNQPARLVEIARFVEDVPAMVQFYRQFLGIEPTYSDDTIATFHHSGLTMLIHQRYVPGPDDLPCEDHQAYGVADVDAAVAELAGKGLSIAYPPKDYDWGRSAYLRDPMGRLVEITCLAQTHG, from the coding sequence ATGAACCTTCCGCTTAATCAACCGGCCAGGCTTGTGGAAATCGCGCGGTTTGTGGAGGACGTGCCGGCGATGGTCCAGTTTTACCGGCAGTTTCTGGGCATCGAACCGACGTATAGTGACGATACGATCGCCACTTTCCATCACTCCGGGTTGACGATGCTCATCCATCAAAGGTACGTGCCCGGACCTGATGATTTGCCGTGTGAGGATCATCAGGCTTATGGCGTAGCGGATGTGGATGCGGCGGTGGCAGAACTGGCCGGGAAGGGATTGAGCATCGCTTATCCCCCCAAGGATTATGACTGGGGGCGTTCAGCGTATTTGCGGGATCCGATGGGGCGGTTGGTTGAGATCACTTGCTTGGCACAAACCCACGGATAG
- a CDS encoding right-handed parallel beta-helix repeat-containing protein — protein sequence MFTRWLSPALLGLVFIVFTDHLQGAENVAGVRGKVGCKESPRKVERLVIDKPGVYENILVDGKWAAANLVKITADNVTLRNCEILNGRHNGITVYATNVVIESCKIHHLLNGTFKDQQDAHGITGRPQNLVIRNCEIYYTSGDSVQFDPGRGPWDNVLIENCTFWNGPLPEDAAGFKKGERPGENALDTKQSVKNPRSRITVSHCVFYGWNQPGQIENLAALNLKNHVEVKVERCLFRDNEICLRLRGGTGDYGGALVSISDCAVYDSAVAVRIEDKIADLKISRLGMGTGIKTKVVNAGGGAGAGFVNEGEYVPVGFEEMVRKWNL from the coding sequence ATGTTCACCCGTTGGTTATCCCCTGCTCTGCTTGGATTGGTTTTCATTGTGTTCACGGATCATTTGCAGGGGGCGGAGAATGTGGCGGGTGTGCGAGGTAAGGTGGGTTGCAAGGAGAGTCCGCGCAAGGTGGAGCGGTTGGTAATCGATAAGCCGGGGGTTTATGAAAATATTCTGGTGGATGGGAAGTGGGCGGCGGCGAACTTGGTGAAGATCACGGCGGATAATGTCACGTTGCGAAATTGCGAGATACTGAATGGGAGGCATAACGGCATCACAGTGTATGCGACGAATGTGGTGATCGAGTCGTGCAAGATCCATCATCTGCTGAATGGGACGTTCAAGGATCAGCAGGATGCGCATGGGATCACGGGGCGGCCGCAGAATCTGGTGATACGGAATTGCGAGATCTATTATACGTCCGGTGATTCGGTGCAGTTCGATCCGGGTCGCGGGCCGTGGGACAATGTGTTGATCGAGAATTGCACGTTTTGGAACGGACCGTTGCCGGAGGATGCGGCGGGTTTCAAGAAAGGCGAGCGTCCGGGTGAGAATGCGCTGGATACGAAGCAATCAGTGAAGAATCCCCGCAGCCGGATCACGGTGAGCCATTGTGTGTTTTACGGGTGGAATCAGCCGGGGCAGATCGAGAATCTGGCGGCGTTGAACCTGAAGAATCATGTGGAGGTAAAGGTGGAGCGGTGTCTGTTCCGCGATAATGAGATCTGCCTGCGCCTGCGTGGTGGCACTGGGGATTACGGTGGGGCGCTGGTATCGATCAGTGATTGTGCGGTTTACGATTCCGCGGTGGCTGTGCGGATTGAGGATAAGATTGCGGACTTGAAGATTTCGCGGCTGGGCATGGGAACGGGCATTAAGACGAAGGTAGTGAATGCCGGTGGCGGTGCGGGTGCGGGTTTTGTGAATGAGGGGGAGTATGTGCCGGTGGGGTTTGAGGAGATGGTGAGGAAGTGGAACCTATAA